A single region of the Canis lupus familiaris isolate Mischka breed German Shepherd chromosome 35, alternate assembly UU_Cfam_GSD_1.0, whole genome shotgun sequence genome encodes:
- the H1-4 gene encoding histone H1.4 isoform X1, which yields MSETAPAAPAAPAPAEKTPVKKKARKSAGAAKRKASGPPVSELITKAVAASKERSGVSLAALKKALAAAGYDVEKNNSRIKLGLKSLVSKGTLVQTKGTGASGSFKLNKKAASGEAKPKAKKAGAAKPKRAAGTAKKPKKAGGAGTPKKSAKKTPKKAKKPAAAAGAKKAKSPKKAKAAKPKKAPKSPAKAKAVKPKAAKPKTAKPKAAKPKKAAAKKK from the coding sequence ATGTCTGAaaccgcgcccgccgcgcccgccgccccggcccccgcggagAAGACGCCGGTGAAGAAGAAGGCCCGCAAGTCCGCCGGCGCAGCCAAGCGCAAGGCGTCCGGGCCCCCGGTGTCCGAGCTCATCACCAAGGCCGTGGCCGCGTCCAAGGAGCGCAGCGGCGTGTCCCTGGCCGCGCTCAAGAAGGCGCTGGCGGCCGCCGGCTACGACGTGGAGAAGAACAACAGCCGCATCAAGCTGGGCCTCAAGAGCCTGGTGAGCAAGGGGACCCTGGTGCAGACCAAGGGCACCGGCGCCTCGGGCTCCTTCAAGCTCAACAAGAAGGCGGCCTCGGGGGAGGCCAAGCCCAAGGCAAAGAAGGCGGGCGCGGCCAAGCCCAAGCGGGCGGCGGGGACGGCCAAGAAGCCCAAGAAGGCGGGGGGGGCCGGCACCCCCAAGAAGAGCGCTAAGAAGACCCCCAAGAAGGCGAAGAAGCCCGCCGCAGCCGCAGGAGCCAAAAAGGCCAAAAGCCCCAAGAAGGCGAAGGCGGCCAAGCCCAAGAAGGCGCCTAAGAGCCCTGCGAAGGCCAAAGCTGTGAAACCCAAGGCGGCCAAGCCAAAGACCgccaagcccaaggcagccaaGCCAAAGAAGGCAGCCGCTAAGAAGAAATAA
- the LOC119867690 gene encoding histone H2B type 1-C/E/F/G/I isoform X1, with product MPEPAKSAPAPKKGSKKAVTKAQKKDGKKRKRSRKESYSVYVYKVLKQVHPDTGISSKAMGIMNSFVNDIFERIAGEASRLAHYNKRSTITSREIQTAVRLLLPGELAKHAVSEGTKAVTKYTSSK from the coding sequence ATGCCAGAACCCGCCAAGTCCGCGCCGGCCCCGAAGAAGGGCTCCAAGAAGGCGGTGACCAAGGCGCAGAAGAAGGACGGCAAGAAGCGCAAGCGCAGCCGCAAGGAGAGCTACTCGGTGTACGTGTACAAGGTGCTGAAGCAGGTGCACCCCGACACGGGCATCTCGTCCAAGGCCATGGGCATCATGAACTCGTTCGTCAACGACATCTTCGAGCGCATCGCGGGCGAGGCGTCGCGCCTGGCGCATTACAACAAGCGCTCGACCATCACGTCCAGGGAGATCCAGACGGCCGTGCGCCTGCTGCTGCCCGGGGAGCTGGCCAAGCACGCCGTGTCCGAGGGCACCAAGGCCGTCACCAAGTACACCAGCTCCAAGTAA